Proteins from one Homalodisca vitripennis isolate AUS2020 chromosome 3, UT_GWSS_2.1, whole genome shotgun sequence genomic window:
- the LOC124357056 gene encoding uncharacterized protein LOC124357056 — MATKLHGAALRRFLGSKNSNRTMASRMQGASASYCDCPVCGARVEVLNGDVRFSMQIHLQSHKTEETILQDINRNLRISQASTPQTSNYACPDCKENIEILNNDVAFSLKIHAKKHKSPDLGISEDQRSTASDSSRKSVKKLEKSKKCEDPNFLDMLFSTMPPGLKSHRGYFFENEIGKVICSVCKITVEPKLSISEHLKTKAHEDKTICLLKEKLPVNLHENLEFISFYGSNLCCNLCRCKIDLCSTNPYETIVNIIVHNSSTDHPKRKIDMNGQIDADLVFNSLARLNPLINENKHMISYTVFRQFKCTVCDKNIGHHENEKEQIKNLCCPF; from the exons atggCAACAAAGTTACATGGCGCAGCCTTACGTCGATTCCTGGGgag CAAGAACAGCAACAGGACAATGGCAAGTCGAATGCAGGGGGCTAGTGCAAGTTATTGTGATTGTCCTGTGTGTGGAGCAAGAGTGGAAGTACTGAATGGTGATGTTCGTTTTTCTATGCAAATACATTTACAGTCCCACAAAACAGAAGAAACAATTCTTCAAGATATCAATAGAAATTTGAGAATTTCTCAAGCATCGACACCTCAAACTTCTAATTATGCCTGTCCTGATTGTAAGGAAAACATTGAAATTCTCAACAACGATGTGGCATTTTCTCTTAAGATTCATgctaaaaaacataaatctccAGATTTGGGCATTTCTGAGGATCAGCGATCAACTGCAAGTGATTCAAGTCGAAAATCTGTCAAGAAGTTggagaaaagtaaaaaatgtgaagaTCCTAATTTTCTAGATATGCTTTTTAGCACAATGCCACCTGGTCTAAAATCTCATAGgggatatttttttgaaaatgaaattggGAAGGTAATATGTTCAGTATGTAAAATAACTGTTGAACCGAAATTAAGTATAAGTGAGCATTTAAAAACCAAAGCACACGAAGATAAAACTATTTGtctattaaaagaaaaactaccTGTTAATCTACATGAAAATCtggaatttatttctttttatggTTCAAATTTGTGTTGTAATCTTTGTAGGTGCAAAATTGATCTGTGCTCTACAAATCCATATGAAACTATTGTCAATATCATTGTGCACAATTCTAGCACGGACCATCCAAAAAGAAAGATTGATATGAATGGTCAGATAGATGCTGATCTAGTTTTTAATTCTCTTGCCCGTTTGAACCCTCtgattaatgaaaataaacacatGATCAGTTATACAGTTTTTCGACAGTTTAAATGTACTGTATGTGATAAGAACATTGGACATCATGAGAATGAAAAAGAgcaaataaaaaatctttgttGCCCATTTTAG
- the LOC124357054 gene encoding uncharacterized protein LOC124357054 isoform X3 — translation MASNDCNRSEAEKLLFDISCSSEKYNENQDFIECKMVPQLKCKLCNVIVGYNENRDEMMSNFAAHLNVPEHVNRLKKCLQTVSIIKKFKALSIYEECCHNLSLVDGKVICSECKISVNVNWNKSLSTQTVKEEPKPVLLMDVIDLKSLIDSLGKPFEDIDYIVEGGRGQVRCLLCNCVIPATVYSLKCHLVGINHKKNRGIQRQNKGSQEPRSGLCFDEIYKRLVLTDPTIAANKKLFIKYSEQFYVCLWCGALIEGCDKINVFRNNFHHHIESIEHEAKLKRWTEWSNMPLVPDRSAKLTRLFEKLSSGLQHNIKYIRGPSIYGDVFCYICCISIGVSNVSSLGSHLRGAFHLSSMKRFQLLDHDCPVNAEEYVNLNNAF, via the coding sequence ATGGCTTCTAATGACTGTAATCGTAGTGAAgctgaaaaattgttatttgacaTCAGTTGTAGCAGtgaaaaatacaatgaaaatcaAGATTTCATTGAATGTAAGATGGTACCCCAGTTAAAGTGCAAATTATGCAATGTAATCGTTGGGTACAATGAAAATAGAGATGAAATGATGAGTAATTTTGCAGCCCATCTAAATGTTCCTGAACATGTAAATCGTTTGAAAAAATGCCTGCAAACTGTGtctattataaagaaatttaaagcaCTCTCAATCTATGAAGAATGCTGCCATAATTTGAGTTTGGTCGATGGCAAAGTGATCTGTTCAGAGTGCAAAATTTCTGTTAATGTTAATTGGAATAAAAGTTTGAGCACTCAAACTGTAAAAGAAGAACCAAAACCTGTTTTACTAATGGATGTAATTGATTTAAAGTCATTGATTGATTCACTGGGCAAACCATTTGAGGATATTGATTACATTGTTGAGGGTGGACGAGGCCAAGTCAGGTGTTTGCTTTGTAACTGTGTTATACCTGCAACAGTTTACAGTCTCAAATGTCACCTAGTAGGAATCAATCACAAGAAAAACAGAGGTATACAGAGACAAAACAAAGGATCTCAAGAACCTCGTTCTGGTCTTTGCTTTGATGAAATATATAAGAGACTAGTGCTAACTGATCCTACGATTGCTGCGAACAAAAAGTTGTTCATCAAATACTCTGAACAGTTTTATGTTTGCTTATGGTGTGGTGCTTTAATTGAAGGATGTGACAAAATCAATGTATTTAGAAATAACTTTCATCACCACATTGAGAGTATTGAGCATGAAGCAAAGTTAAAACGTTGGACTGAATGGTCTAACATGCCACTTGTTCCGGACCGTAGTGCAAAATTAACTAGACTGTTTGAGAAATTATCTTCAGGTCTGCAACATAACATTAAGTATATCAGAGGCCCATCAATTTATGGAGATGTCTtctgttatatttgttgtatttccATTGGAGTAAGCAATGTCTCCAGTTTAGGAAGTCATTTGCGTGGAGCCTTCCATTTATCATCTATGAAGAGATTTCAATTATTGGACCATGACTGTCCAGTAAATGCAGAAGAATACGTAAATCTGAATAATGCCTTCtaa